From Pelmatolapia mariae isolate MD_Pm_ZW linkage group LG1, Pm_UMD_F_2, whole genome shotgun sequence, one genomic window encodes:
- the chrna3 gene encoding neuronal acetylcholine receptor subunit alpha-3 isoform X1, which yields MKTRFRFLSGPCAFFLCLLSGGTCSDAEHKLFSGIFSNYNQYIRPVENVSDPVIVQFEVSMSQLVKVDEVNQIMETNLWLRHIWNDYKLKWNPKDFGGVEFIRVPSNRIWKPDIVLYNNAVGDFQVDDKTKALLRYNGDVTWIPPAIFKSSCKIDVTYFPFDYQNCTMKFGSWTYDKAKIDLVLIGSTINLKDFWETGEWMIIDAPGYKHDIKYNCCEEIYTDITYSLYIRRLPLFYTINMIIPCLLISFLTVLVFYLPSDCGEKVTLCISVLLSLTVFLLVITETIPSTSLVIPLIGEYLLFTMIFVTLSIVITVFVLNVHYRTPKTHTMPCWVKRVFLELLPRVMFMTRPERDPEKVTVAGSVQTMHPKSCAIHSLGTLQKQHKPQALANSVVSSLTNRQRLYNNTELSNLNNLGGDSTKCPSSGFFCCEGRCNCCWQKRTGKLPADSGGGSGGLGSLGALSGGSAVGVGLESQCSSSESLDGGIMPLLSLSPEVREAIESVKYIAENMRLQNEAKEVQDDWKYVAMVIDRIFLWVFVLVCILGTAGLFLQPLLLGEDI from the exons ATGAAAACCAGGTTTCGCTTCTTATCTGGTCCCTGtgctttctttctgtgtcttctgTCAG GAGGCACATGTTCAGATGCAGAGCATAAGCTCTTCTCTGGGATATTTTCCAACTACAACCAGTATATACGGCCGGTGGAAAATGTGTCTGATCCAGTCATTGTGCAGTTTGAGGTGTCCATGTCACAGCTGGTCAAAGTG GATGAAGTCAATCAGATCATGGAGACCAATCTGTGGCTGAGACAT ATCTGGAATGACTATAAACTTAAATGGAACCCAAAAGATTTCGGAGGCGTCGAGTTTATCCGAGTGCCGTCCAACAGGATTTGGAAGCCAGACATTGTGCTGTACAACAa CGCAGTTGGAGATTTCCAGGTTGATGACAAAACAAAGGCCCTGCTTCGCTACAATGGCGATGTCACCTGGATCCCTCCAGCTATCTTCAAGAGCTCCTGCAagattgatgtcacatatttcCCATTTGATTACCAAAACTGCACAATGAAATTTGGTTCATGGACCTACGACAAAGCCAAGATCGACTTGGTGCTGATTGGCTCAACTATTAACCTCAAGGACTTCTGGGAGACAGGCGAGTGGATGATCATTGATGCACCTGGTTACAAACATGATATTAAATACAACTGCTGCGAGGAGATCTACACTGATATCACATACTCTTTGTATATCCGTCGCCTCCCTCTTTTCTATACAATCAATATGATCATCCCATGCCTCCTCATCTCCTTCCTCACAGTGCTCGTCTTCTACTTGCCCTCTGACTGTGGTGAGAAAGTAACACTGTGCATCTCTGTCCTGCTGTCTTTGACCGTCTTCCTCCTCGTCATCACAGAGACCATCCCTTCCACCTCACTAGTGATACCCTTGATTGGCGAGTACCTCCTCTTCACCATGATTTTTGTCACTCTCTCTATTGTCATTACTGTTTTTGTGTTGAACGTCCACTACCGCACCCCAAAGACACATACAATGCCCTGCTGGGTAAAGCGTGTGTTTCTTGAACTGCTGCCCAGGGTGATGTTCATGACCAGGCCAGAGAGAGATCCTGAGAAGGTGACTGTGGCTGGCAGTGTTCAGACGATGCATCCGAAATCCTGCGCCATTCATTCATTAGGTACTctacaaaagcagcacaaaccTCAGGCCCTTGCCAACAGCGTGGTGTCAAGTTTAACAAACCGGCAAAGACTTTATAATAACACAGAGCTTTCCAATCTCAATAACTTGGGTGGAGACTCAACCAAATGTCCTAGCTCTGGGTTCTTTTGCTGTGAGGGCCGCTGCAACTGCTGCTGGCAGAAGAGAACCGGCAAGTTGCCTGCAGATTCTGGAGGAGGGAGCGGAGGACTGGGCAGCCTAGGAGCCTTGAGTGGAGGCAGTGCTGTGGGTGTTGGACTGGAGAGTCAATGCTCCAGCTCAGAGTCTTTGGATGGAGGAATAATGcctcttctgtctctttctcctGAGGTCAGGGAAGCTATTGAGAGTGTCAAATACATAGCAGAAAACATGAGACTACAGAATGAAGCAAAGGAG GTTCAAGATGACTGGAAATACGTTGCCATGGTTATCGACAGGATCTTCCTATGGGTTTTTGTGCTCGTGTGCATCCTAGGAACAGCTGGCCTTTTCCTCCAGCCTCTATTACTTGGGGAAGATATTTGA
- the chrna3 gene encoding neuronal acetylcholine receptor subunit alpha-3 isoform X2 gives MTINLNGTQKISEASSLSECRPTGFGSQTLCCTTIGDFQVDDKTKALLRYNGDVTWIPPAIFKSSCKIDVTYFPFDYQNCTMKFGSWTYDKAKIDLVLIGSTINLKDFWETGEWMIIDAPGYKHDIKYNCCEEIYTDITYSLYIRRLPLFYTINMIIPCLLISFLTVLVFYLPSDCGEKVTLCISVLLSLTVFLLVITETIPSTSLVIPLIGEYLLFTMIFVTLSIVITVFVLNVHYRTPKTHTMPCWVKRVFLELLPRVMFMTRPERDPEKVTVAGSVQTMHPKSCAIHSLGTLQKQHKPQALANSVVSSLTNRQRLYNNTELSNLNNLGGDSTKCPSSGFFCCEGRCNCCWQKRTGKLPADSGGGSGGLGSLGALSGGSAVGVGLESQCSSSESLDGGIMPLLSLSPEVREAIESVKYIAENMRLQNEAKEVQDDWKYVAMVIDRIFLWVFVLVCILGTAGLFLQPLLLGEDI, from the exons ATGACTATAAACTTAAATGGAACCCAAAAGATTTCGGAGGCGTCGAGTTTATCCGAGTGCCGTCCAACAGGATTTGGAAGCCAGACATTGTGCTGTACAACAa TTGGAGATTTCCAGGTTGATGACAAAACAAAGGCCCTGCTTCGCTACAATGGCGATGTCACCTGGATCCCTCCAGCTATCTTCAAGAGCTCCTGCAagattgatgtcacatatttcCCATTTGATTACCAAAACTGCACAATGAAATTTGGTTCATGGACCTACGACAAAGCCAAGATCGACTTGGTGCTGATTGGCTCAACTATTAACCTCAAGGACTTCTGGGAGACAGGCGAGTGGATGATCATTGATGCACCTGGTTACAAACATGATATTAAATACAACTGCTGCGAGGAGATCTACACTGATATCACATACTCTTTGTATATCCGTCGCCTCCCTCTTTTCTATACAATCAATATGATCATCCCATGCCTCCTCATCTCCTTCCTCACAGTGCTCGTCTTCTACTTGCCCTCTGACTGTGGTGAGAAAGTAACACTGTGCATCTCTGTCCTGCTGTCTTTGACCGTCTTCCTCCTCGTCATCACAGAGACCATCCCTTCCACCTCACTAGTGATACCCTTGATTGGCGAGTACCTCCTCTTCACCATGATTTTTGTCACTCTCTCTATTGTCATTACTGTTTTTGTGTTGAACGTCCACTACCGCACCCCAAAGACACATACAATGCCCTGCTGGGTAAAGCGTGTGTTTCTTGAACTGCTGCCCAGGGTGATGTTCATGACCAGGCCAGAGAGAGATCCTGAGAAGGTGACTGTGGCTGGCAGTGTTCAGACGATGCATCCGAAATCCTGCGCCATTCATTCATTAGGTACTctacaaaagcagcacaaaccTCAGGCCCTTGCCAACAGCGTGGTGTCAAGTTTAACAAACCGGCAAAGACTTTATAATAACACAGAGCTTTCCAATCTCAATAACTTGGGTGGAGACTCAACCAAATGTCCTAGCTCTGGGTTCTTTTGCTGTGAGGGCCGCTGCAACTGCTGCTGGCAGAAGAGAACCGGCAAGTTGCCTGCAGATTCTGGAGGAGGGAGCGGAGGACTGGGCAGCCTAGGAGCCTTGAGTGGAGGCAGTGCTGTGGGTGTTGGACTGGAGAGTCAATGCTCCAGCTCAGAGTCTTTGGATGGAGGAATAATGcctcttctgtctctttctcctGAGGTCAGGGAAGCTATTGAGAGTGTCAAATACATAGCAGAAAACATGAGACTACAGAATGAAGCAAAGGAG GTTCAAGATGACTGGAAATACGTTGCCATGGTTATCGACAGGATCTTCCTATGGGTTTTTGTGCTCGTGTGCATCCTAGGAACAGCTGGCCTTTTCCTCCAGCCTCTATTACTTGGGGAAGATATTTGA